The Triticum aestivum cultivar Chinese Spring chromosome 6D, IWGSC CS RefSeq v2.1, whole genome shotgun sequence genomic sequence tattattacaagaagcttgcatgataagttccacatcgggtccatgggcatgaacgcaaaggttcaaggtcgactcccacttcttcaatacaCAACTTCTCATTTACTGCTCCCAGTTAggaatgtttagagtttgaaagtttaactgGCGGAATACCAGAAGGTCATGACCCATGAAGACTtttgggttcacacaaattaaggaaggtatatgttcaacccatcggggcatcttagaaacagaTACCACAAACTTTGGAGTAAATAGTACAAGCTCTAAAGTAGAGTATGGCTATCAAAGCAGAGGATACATATTGCCAAAGGCATTATATaacagggaaagaacttctcgaggtttttgtatacgaaggacactgtcggatgatatttcaacaaaggatccgacagtccatagcgaagctgatgtgagtatcgacacacaaccagaggaagaaacaatgcgaaggcattggattatagaagcaactggctaattcaaagctcacatgtaaaggaattatgatttccaaatcaaaggatcagaagcaaatgctctgattaaggatggataagttgagaaagcttaggggtaaaatcgacaaCAATTTTATTGGTCGAGattcagctcatgtttaaaatgacgtctgagccgaaaggatgaattctaggatctgattgaggattccgagcattcgcaacatattgaatcaatggactcaaaatgatagtgacaaaggctgccaataagattactatacttatgggattaaccttTATGCAAGcgagcaagaatttcaagagcaataagctgctaaggattttcggaagatcgaatattattttgaagacctTAGTGAAACACATAAACAACTAGGGATgggtggatactcggtaagtgtgaggaattattcatacatgtattcatgAGGAAAAAGAGCTGCAAGGCAACagacacaaaggattctcggaatatccgaagtatttcagggtatcttgtaataacaagaacaattggaAATGAAGTTAAggacgacaagtgtatgtagcttcccatagggatttatcggtggtatggaattgcaacggcgaagggcacaagggtctcggggaaacatcggagagtatcttcaaaattttctagtgcaggcggcgatcatctggaccgaaggggctctccgggagaaagtgttttcgagaacctaaagttagattttagaaaatcatttaacccgaatagaagagagatcagaatcccagagtatagacgaggaataaaagatcctactaccacccaaaggcgatgtgggcccgtaagccacacagccatgttagtaaaagtttttcaatgactagactcaacttcggccaaggagttgggaagcgggattcctacaggcagtcggctctgataccaagttgtgacgccccgattcaatcgtacactagtcatacacgcaaacgtgtatgatcaagatcagggactcacgggaagatatcacaacacaactctaaaaatgaaataagtcatacaagcatcataatacaagccaggggcctcgagggctcgaatacaagtgctcgatcatggacgagtcagcggaagcaacaatatctgagtacagacataagttaaacaagtttgccttaagaaggctagcacaaactgggatacagatcgaaagaggcgcaggcctcctgcctgggatcctcctaaactactcctggtcatcgtcagcagcctgcacgtagtagtaggcacctccagtgtagtaagagtcgtcgtcgacggtggcgtctggctcctgggctccagcatgtggttgcgacaaccaggtagaatggaaagggggaaaagagggagaaaagcaaccttgagtactcatccaaagtactcgcaagcaaggatctacactacatatgcatgggtatctgtgtaaaggggcaatatcgatggattgaactgcagaatgccagaataagagggggatagctagtcctgtcgaagactacgcttctggcagcctccatcttgcagcatgtagaagagagtagatggtaagttcaccaagtatcaacGTATAGCattaatcctacccggcgatcctcccctcgtcgccctgtgtgagagcgatcaccgggttatatctggcacttggaagggtgtattttattaagtatccaattctagttgtcataaggtcaaggtacaactccgggtcgcctgttaccgaggacacggctattcgaatagatcaacttccctgcaggggtgcaccacattacccgacacgctcgatccctctggccgggcacactttcctgggtcatgtccggcctcgggagatcaacacgtcgcagccccacctaggatcaacagagaggtcagcacgccggtctaaatcctatgcgcgaggggtctgggcccatcgcccattgcacacatgcacgttgcgtacgcggccggaagcagacctagcccccttaatacaagcgcgagcttacggtccaatgcggcgcgcgccgctcagtcgctgacgacaaaaacagcttcggctgataccacgacgccggttgcccatatcttgtcccacgtggcggttagtgcgtatcaggtcaacgacccaactcagatcaaataccaagatctcgttaagcgtgttattatgaagtaaccacgcacgccgaccagggccaggcccacctctctcctaggtggtctcaacctgccctgtcgctccgccacatagtaacagtcgggggccgtcgggaacccagacccacctctaccgggatggagccacctgccccttcagcccccatctcagaacagtatcataagtaatgtaacagtataaagtatatagcatatgcccgtgatcacctcccgaagtgatcacggcccagtagtatagcatggcagacggacaagagtgtagggccactaatggaatactagcatcctatactaagcattaggatagcaggtaaaggtaacaactgtagcaacaatgacaggctatgcagcagaataggattaaccgaaagcagtaacatgctacactactctaatccaagcaatagagagaaggaataggcgatatctggtgatcaagggggggtctTGCCTGGTtcctctggcaaggaggggtcgtcaacaacgtagtcgatcgggcaccagcaacggcgttagtctcgtagtctaccagagagaagagggggaagaaacaataaatacggagcaaacaaagcatcacaaaacataacgagctactacgcggtgccaggggtgatctaacgcagggataggtgataccggcgaagggaggaaacatccgggatagtattcccggtgttttgcgttttcggacaaatgaaccggagggggaaagttgtgtgttcactatgctagggatgtgtggcggacgaacgggctacgtatttggattcgtctcgtcgttctgagcaactttcatgtacaaagtatttttcaTCCGAcatatagattattttatatgatttttcaaagtttttaaacattttctaaaattcctggaattaaattaattcgaaaataaattaaatgctaaatgctatgggtacacagaagtgtacccagagATGTGCATGTGTGGCTGACAAgggggcccagttgactgggtcaactgcccagtcggtagaggctgactggtggggccaggGGGCTGAGTCAGCAGTCAATAATTTGACTATTGACTAGTCAAATCTGACCAATAGGTCCCATTGTCAGTGACTGTTATACACAAAACAGGTTTAATTAATCTGGTTAAATAGctaggggcccacttgtcattccCTGTTAGCTTAAGTAAATTAGTTAGTTACTTTAATTAATTAAGTGGGCCCAGAGGTCAGTGTCACATGGGTGGATTAGGGAGGTTAGCTTAGGCCTAACCATCGTGGTTAGCGCCGGGACCCACAGGGAGTGGCCCAACCGGCCAGTTTAAACAGCGCACGCGCCGGCGACgaggcccgacgcggcggcggtggtgggaaTATGGCCTCCGGCGACCCTTTGGACTGCGGAGTGGCTCGTTCGAACCGGAGGAGCAACGCGCGTGCAACGACGGCCTAGGTTCGAGCGGGGGGTGGGCTACCACGGCGATAGCGACGGCGTGCAGCGGCAAGGCAACAGGGCGAGCCGACGCGGTGGTGCTCGCGCGGGGACAGAGGGGAGAGGGAGCCGGCGCGGGACGAGGAGACGCGGCGTGACGGGCGTGCAGCGCGTGCAGGGAGCACGGTGAGAGCGAGGCTCGGACGGGCACGGCGGTAGATCTGccagggaggaagaggggaagggaagggggccTCACAGAGCCCTGTAGTTGAGCGAGGCGTGctccaggaggaggacgaggaggcgacgacgacggtggGCGGCTCCGGCGAAGCAGTGGCAggacgaggcggcgacggtgtgcggCGGAGCGGTCCGGCGAGGGGCGCTGGCGTGGTGGCGACAGGAATCGGCGGTGTGGCGCAGCGTGGCTTGGGGAGGCCGTCCAGGGCGAGGTGAGGAGGGGGCGGTCAGCGTCGGGATGagggcggcaccgggcggcggcgtcgggcccTCCCGATCCTGATCCAgcgagagaggggggaggggaacgagagagagacgtgggggcgagtggggagtgggCTAGGGATCGGTTAGATGAGAGGGGGGTTAAGCGGGGCAGTGGGagaggccggctgggccaggtgggccggttgGCCACCTGGGCCAGTTGGACCAAAGGGGtgcttctctcttttccttttcttttgtctttgtttttatttattattctctcttctctgttttctattatagttcatttacttttagttttataaaataccaagttagcacccaAATTAGTATCATTAATATAAGCCACTGCCAAACTTAGTTTGGACCCAaagtaaattagtttaatattgCTATAATTTAAAAAGCTATTACATTATTATTTTAGCCACTGTTCTAACTAGTTTAGGGCATTTAACACTTTACAAAAATTTGGTTTCTCCGCCATAATTACTAACGAATTATTAGTCACATCCAGAAcattttgattttaatatttgaaaacttttattatttaacttgaatttgaattttgaatctgaACGGGGTTGAATCATCGCGAGATTAACAAcggtaatcatggtgacgtggcattgttagcagagattactgtagcttaaatatccgtgCGTCACATTACCACCCATTGTGTTGTCACGGAATACACAGAGGATATATTGGTGAAGAGCTGGAGAGCCGCTGAGCCACTGTCGGTTGCGAAAATAGAGTAACCCATCAGAGACACAAAACCTCTGCTTTGGGTCTGGCCACCGTGAGAATTCAGAGAGCGGCTTTCGACATTGGCCATCTTTTGCATAACCGGCACGGATGTCCTCAACATAAAGTAGGATGGCAGACTAAGATTGCCATGGCTTGGTTTGGAGTGTGCAGACAACAGGACCTGGCATCTGCTCACTGTTGGTGGTGCCCTGGCGGTAGCAAATTTTATATCTCATTGAGTAACTTTGTGAAAGCTTTGTGTTGCCAGACCATTGACGGCAATTGATCATTTATATGCACAAGACTGCGTTAATTAGCGCGAATCAAGGACTCATCATGGTGAAGATAGGGGCGCCACTGTTCTATGGCCATCGGAATAGCGAGGCGTTCTTTCTTGTAAGTGGTCACACCTCTGTTCTTTATTCCTAGGGGATGAGACGAACACGCACTCAcacacatacacaaacagttaTAGCTTTCTAAGCAGTAAATGACAAGCATCATCATCCAGATATCACCCCAAAGTCATCGAAATGAGATTACTTATGGCAACAGCAATACGGGTAGGGGTGTGCTCACAATAGCTCCTGAGGTAGTCGTAGTCTTTGCTTACGCAGAAGTTTTGGCACTTGCGCTTGTCATAATCATGCACCGGTCTCTTGCATTCCCACATAGATTCACAGTATGTGTCAGGATCCGTGTCTGcatgcgcacgcacacacacaaaatGGACGAATAATTACTACGTGTGTGTTCCATGTGAAAGAAAGAATGGAAGAATGAAGCATCATGTAGTAAGACATACTACTCTACATATCCTTGGCGTTGCAGGACAGGGAGGCCGACATGACCAGAAGAGCTACAGCCAAGCACAAAAACTGCGTGTTGTTCCTGGCATGTGCCATGGCGAATGACTCGCTAGCTAATTAATCCATCCTTCTAGACGGTGTTGTCTTTTTGGTCGATGGATGCTTTGTGTGTTTTATTCGatttttttgttattttctttGCGTTTTTTAAATGTGTGAAATTCTTTTCAAAATTGatgtatttttttcaattttcttgCTTTTTAAAAAAATCGATAaagttttttcaaatttatgaaccttttttgtcaatttgtgaacatttttagaaaaattgatgaacttatttccaaattcgatgaacttcttaaaatttgatgaacttttctgaaaatTCATGTACAGTTTTTAATTGAATTtttgattttttaccaaaaaaacatttttatttttttaagtcaatggttgaccggtcaaccatgACTAGTCAGCTGCGAACCCAATGACCAGTCAACAACCGAGCCAGCGAGCACGTGTTTGGGTCGAGCCCAAGAGTGTTGCTGCGTGCACCACCTCGGTGAAGGGGCGCGTGAAGCGCCGTCTAGGAGCTCCCGTGCCCTTCGGCCGCTGCCCCCTCTTTCACTCAATTAAGTACAGGCCAACACTTTAGGCTTTGCTCTAGGCTTTTTCTGTCGTCCATGGCCGAGCAAGCCGAGGCTACTTTTGgtgctttcttcttctttccggctcTGCACTGAGTCACGGTGGTTGTGACAGAAACTACTCatctttattctttcttttttgcggGGAAATCATCTTTATTCCACGGACAGTCATGATGAAATGCTTTGGTTATTATAATGGGATGGGACGAACACACACACAAACAGATATAGCTTTCTAAGTAGCACATGACAAGCATCATCATCCAGATATCATCCCAAAGTTATCAAATTGAGATTACTAAAGGCAACAGCAATACGGGTAGGGGTGCTGCTCACAATAGCTCCTAAGGTAGTCGTAGCTTTTGCTTACGCAGAAGTTTCAGCACTTGCACTGCTCATAATCATGCACCGGTCTCTTGCATTCCCacatacttcctccattcctaaatataagtctttgaagaggttccactatgaaccacatacggatgtatgtagatgcattttagagtgtagattcattcattttgctccgtatgtagtccatagtgaaatctctacaaagacttatatttaggaacggagggagtagattcacAGTATGTGTCAGGATTCGTGTctgcatgcgcacgcacgcacagaATGGACGAATAATTACTACGTGTGTGTTCCATGTGAAAGAAAGAATGGAAGAATGAAGCATCACGTATTAAGAAATACTACTCTACATACCCTTGGCGATGCAGGAGAGGGAGACCGACATGACGAGAAGAGACTGCCAAGCACAGAAACTGTGTGTTGTTCGTGGCATGTGCCAATGACTAGCTAGCTAATTCATCCTCTTCTTCTAGACGGTATTTGTCTTTTTGGTCGATGGATGCTTTGTGTGCTTAATTCAGTTTTTCTTGTTATTTTCTTTCCGTTCTTTCAATGTGTGAAATTCTTTTCAAAATcgatgtatttttttatttttgcgcTTTTTAAAAACATATCTCCATAAAAATTTATGAGCTTTTTtgtaaatttgtgaacttttttagaAAACAAAGAACTTCTTGAAATTTGATAAACTTTATTGAAAATTCAGTGCATTTTTTAATtcatggttttttatttttttacaaaaaaacGTTTTAAATTTTTTTAAGTCAATGGTTGCCCGGTCAACCGTGACCAGTCAGCAGTGAACACAACGACTAGTCAATAACCGAAGCAACCTGACGGAGTCAGGAGTGTGTGTTTGGGTCAGGCCCAAGAGTGTGGCTGTGTGCGCCACCTCGGCGAAGGGGCGCCAGAAGCGTCGTCTAGGAGCTCCCGCGCCCTTCGGCTGCTGCCCTCTGTTTCTTAGTTTAAGTACAGGCCAACACTTTAGGCTTTGGTTTGGGATTTTTCTGTCGCAATTCCATCATCCACGGCCCAGCAAGCCCAGGCTACTTCTGgtgctttcttcttctttcctgctCTGCACTGAGTCATGGTGGTTGTGATAGAAACTACTCtttttttaggggtcatctttattCCACGAACAATCATGATGAAATGCTTTGGTTATTACAGTGGGATGagaccaacacacacacacacaaacagctATAGCTTTCTAAGTAGCACATAACAAACATCATCATCCAAATATCACCTCAAAGTCATCGAAGAGATTACTTATGGCACTCAGttttgctccgtttgcgagctgtaagacCTTTATGATGATACTTTCTGGATTTTTAATAAAAGGcccgcatgcatcatcatgatgcagaggccgggggtatacctccatttccaaaaaaacaacaatacgggtagGGGTGGTGCTCACAATAGCTCCTGAGGTAGTCGTAGCCTTTGCTTACGCAGAAGTTTCGGCACTTGTGCTGGTCATAACCATGCACCGGTCTCTTGCATTCCCACATAGATTCATGGTATATGTCAGGATTTGTGTCTGcatgcacacgcacacacgcacaaaaaGGACGAACAATTAATACGTGTGTTCCATGTGAAAGAAAGAATGAAGCATCACGTAGTAGAAATAGTACTCTACATACCCTTGGCGTTGCAGGATAAGGGAGGCCGGCATGACTAGAAGAGCTACGGCCAAGCACAGAAACTGCGTGTTGTTCCTGGCATGTGCCATGGCGAATGACTGGCTAGTTAATTAATCCTCTTCTTCTGGACGGTGTTGTCTTTTGGTCCATGGATGCTTTTAATGTTTTATtcgaatttttttattattttctttgccTTCTTTAAATGTGTGAAATTATTTTCAAAATcaatgtatttttttatttttgcgcCTTTTTGAAAAATGATGAACCTTtttaaatttatgatttttttggaaATGTGTGAACTCCTAAAAAACGATGaacttcaaatttgatgaactttttgaaaattcatgtacatttttaattcatgattttttttatttttttaccaaAAAATGATTTAATTTTTTAAAGTCAATGGTTGACCGGTCAAGCTTGACCAGTCAGCAGCGAACCCAACGACCAGTCAACAACCGAACCGACCTGACTGAGCCAGCGAGCGTGTGTTTGGATCGGGCCCAAGAGTGTGGCTGCGTGCTCCACCTCGGCGAAGGGGCGCCTGAAGCGTCGTCTAGGAGCTCCCGCGCCCTTCGGCTGATGCCCTCTCTTCCACTCAATTTACATACGGGCCAACACTTTAGGCTTTGGTCTGGGCTTTTTTCTGTCGCCATCCCGTCGTCCACGGCTTAGCAAGCCCAGGCTACTTCTCGTGCTTTCTTCTTCTTTCAAGTTCTGCACTGAGTCACGGTGGGTGTGACAGAAACTACTCATATTTATTCTTCCTTTTTTGCGGGGAAATCATGTTTATTCCACGAACAGTAATGATGAACTGCTTTGGTTATTACAATGGGATgagatgaacacacacacacacaaacagctACAGCTTCTGTAAGTAGCACATGACAAGCATCATCATCCAGATATCACCCAAAGTCATCGAATTGAGATTACTTATGGTAGGGGTGGTGCTCACAATAGCTCCTGAGGTAGTCGTAGCCCATGCTTACGCAGAATTTTCGGCACTTGCGCTGGTCATAATCATGAACTGGTCTGTTGCATTCCCACATAGATTGACAGTATATGTTAGTTTCCGTGTTGTTCCTTGCACAATATACTTTGTTGCAGTTGCGCATGCCATAATCATCCATCGGTCTCTTGCATTTCGACACAGATTCACTGTATGTGTTAGGATCTGTGTCTGCATGCGCACACGCACGCAAAGAAGGGACAAACAATTAGTACGTGGCTGTTTGGTATGAAAGAAACAATGGAAGAATGAAGCATCACGTAGTAAGAAATACTACTCTACATACCCTTGGCGTTGCAGGTCAAGGAGGCCAACGTGACTAGAAGAGCTACGGCCAAGCACAGAAATTGCGTGTTGTTCCTAGCATGTGCCATGGTGAATGACTGGCTTACCTAATTAATCCTCTTGTTCTAGACGGTGTTGTCTTTTTGGTCGATGGATGCTTTGTGTGTTGTGTGATGGTGTTCGTATAATTATATATATACGCGTGAGCTAGCGGTTCTTTGGCCAAGGGAGAGGTTAATCAATTCGTATCATATCTTCTGGTCGTACACTAATGCACGAGTGCCATCTATGGTTGGCGTTGCATTAATGTTTGTTTATCGCTAGGTAAATGTCCTTGCGTTGGCACCGAAAAACAAAGATATAGATATTTATCAATAATTAAAGAGTCATCAATCCTACTATGATACACACACATATTATATAATATGTAATGTCTGATATGTGCTGCCATCAAATATTTGTAGAGATTAATTAGAGATTGACCGATTCCTTCTCATATAAATGTTATCATCTATAGTTGGTGTTACATTAATGTTTGTTGATCACTAGGTGAGTGTCCTTACGTTGCCACGGAAAAACAAAGATATAAATATTTATTAGTAATTAAAGAGTCATTAATTCTAATATAATACACGCACATATATAATATGTAAGGCCTGATATGTGGTGCCATCAAATCTTCTTTACTCTTAACGGGGAGTTGGTAGCCTCGCCTCACTTCTCATAAATCCATTATCAAATCATATATTACGCCCGCGAGCGTTTTACATGCAATCTTTCTCTCAACCGCAACCGATTTTGGCCGGCCATTTGACGTGTCCATTAACTCAATGAAGCCGGCACTTCGCCAAAACAACATCGTACATTAATTCGATCAATCAAATCAGTACCTACCAAAACAACTGTGTGCGTGTTTTTATTTCCAAATCAAATCACTCTTTACCAAATCAAATCACTATTTACCAAAAAAATCACTACTTTTATTTTAGGGGTAAATCAAATCACTACTCGACTATACcccctccgtttcataatataaaaatgtttttcaagctaacatagctttaaaaaacatttttatattataggacagagggagtagtttttatCAACTATTCAAAGTTGATTGGCCCATTCACTCAGGTAGAGATTTTCGCCTCTCCACCCCACTGAAAATCTACACAAGACGGGTAAAAAATCTACACAAGAAAAAAATACGCCGTCGTGAATCCAACTCAAatctagatccactcctccctcaaaCGAGgttcctaagagcatctccaacagatgcgCTTAATAAGCCGCGCGCTGGAAAAAACGCCTATTTGGCGCACGAAAGATAAAAAACAGCACTCCAGCATAAGCTGTAAAATAGAGCGCGCACAAAAACAAaggtgtaagagcatctccaacaagcgcGAGATTTTAGCGCCGCGCTGGAAAATTTAACTTTTTTGCACGCGCAGCCGTTCCGGGCACTACAACGGACGTGCAAAAAACGTGTGTGCGGTATAGTTAGTTCAGCGCGCGGAGAAAAACGGCATCGCGCGCCGCTTATTTCGTGCGCCTTCTCCCACGTGCTGGACACTCGAGCACCCGCGCCGCACTGACGCCACCCTCTCCTCTCCGGCCGCCCACCTTcgcaccgccccgcgccgccgccggcgaaaTTCGCCCGATGGACGGCCGCGCCGACATCCCCCGAACCCCTCCCTACACCCAcgacccctccgccgccgccggcacaaACCTTAGCGCGGGGCTAAGCTTCGGCTTCGCCTCCGTCGGCCCTCCTCCAAGCACCAGTCTCGTGCGCGGCCTTTTCATGGCGCCACGGACTCGGCGGGTGGCGGCGCGCCGACGCCCGCAGTGAAGCCACGTGGCCCCCTCTCGAAGCGACCAAATGTGGCGGCGAAGGCGGGCAAGGTGTCCGGGAAGAAGAACAAAGCGACGGACGGCTCTTCTTGGCGGCCGAAGAAGAAACTTGCAGGGCGTGTGACAGATGCAGCGTCGatcgaagcgccggcgagctcgcTTGTTGCGCCGGCAGCCGATgcgcacaaggtgtttgatgaaattccCACAAGGTATGATTTTTCGTCGTTGTTTTTTACATGAATGGATACATATGGATAGCTTAGTTTTCTTGTACATACTTTGTAGTTTCAATGATGAGACATATATGTCAACTATGGAcggcatgggaggcatgggtgccttcggagctaccatgggaggcatgggtgccttcagagctaccatgggaggcatgggaggcatgagttttgggtctctcatgggaggcatgggagcaCCTCCGGGTGACATGGGTGGACGCatgtcttccggtgtgcctcacatACCTTCGCATGATGACCTTGGAGATCTTGCGAACACCTTCCGAGCTCCCCATGATGATGCGACATGCgacaatgaagaggaggaggaaaaatCGTCTTCGGATGAGGATGAAGAATCGGAGGTAGAGGAGGACGATGTTGATAtggcatgattgttgatgtgtcGTTTGTTTGTGTGAACTTTTATGTGTCATGAACTTGGTTGGGTGATTTTGAACTTGGCTGGATGATGATGtggcatgattgttgatgtgtcGTGCAATTGAACTATACTATGTCTTTATTTTGCACATTTGTTTAATGTTTGAAACATCATCATATTATCAAAATGGACATGTAAAAATCTTATTTGCAAGCGCCGGCTGCTCGCGCGCGCTGTAAGTTAGCGCGCCTGCTGGAGCTGCTCGCGCGCGCCATATTTTGCAGCGGCCGCTGCAGCCAGCGCTCTGCCGTGCGCAAAAATTCGCTATTTCTGTGCTGTAAAAAGGTTTTAGCGCGCCGCACGgttgcgcgcctgttggagatgctctaactttaGTGCACGCGGGCTGCGGGGCTGCAAATTTGGGGCGCGGGCTGCTGCATGTGGGGCCGCCTGGTTGGGCGCCGTTTTTTTGTGCGTCTGATAAACTTCTCGCGCGCAAAAACACTATTTCAGCAATGTAAAACTGTTTTAACGCGTCGCTcgggttggagatgctctaaggcgtGGTTCTGGGATGACGCCGCCATCGCGGAAGCAGTGTCGATCCCCTCTCCTCTCATCTCAAGCGCTCGATTCCCCTCGCGCATTAGGGTTCCTCCAAAGGGAGGTTGCGG encodes the following:
- the LOC123141424 gene encoding uncharacterized protein, with product MAHARNNTQFLCLAVALLVTLASLTCNAKDTDPNTYSESVSKCKRPMDDYGMRNCNKVYCARNNTETNIYCQSMWECNRPVHDYDQRKCRKFCVSMGYDYLRSYCEHHPYHK